One Mercurialis annua linkage group LG3, ddMerAnnu1.2, whole genome shotgun sequence DNA window includes the following coding sequences:
- the LOC126672290 gene encoding putative polyol transporter 2 produces MVTFVVRELHVSFTRYALFTTLTSVYAMLGSITAGILADKIGRKYTIVASGFMFLCGAISICFAASYKLVIISWFFTGGEFGIGLLNTPLHIVEISPPSIRGFLISLLEFMKD; encoded by the exons ATGGTAACATTTGTTGTACGAGAGCTTCATGTGTCATTTACACGATATGCATTGTTTACGACACTTACTAGTgtgtatgctatgctgggatcCATCACTGCTGGTATATTGGCGGACAAAATTGGTCGCAAGTATACCATTGTTGCTTcaggatttatgtttttatgtggTGCAATAAGCATATGCTTCGCCGCATCTTACAAACTAGTGATCATTAGTTGGTTTTTTACTGGAGGTGAATTTGGCATTGGGCTTCTCAACACCCCCCTACACATTGTTGAGATCTCTCCTCCATCTATACGAGGTTTTCTCATCTCTTTACTCGAG TTTATGAAagattaa
- the LOC126672289 gene encoding uncharacterized protein LOC126672289, translated as MADPFGRSEDQPSSPYYLHPSENPSLLLVTNVLTDQNYHSWCKAMKKALILKNKLKFVDGSIAIPNRNDASFPPLERCNTMEEIYSYKQNNLTVTDYYTHLKMLWDELSSLRPIPNCVCNPTCSCVLIRTIKEYFSNAKIQIMMKDPLPPTNKVFSMIVQHERQLGLNTSNQNVDSQAFLSRGNKYNCENDSQYESSACYSRGNQNFGNGNYSGDAANENYNRQENHSRNEQSEGNNGGHFPFTKDQYSKLLSLIQQSGNSAQVNQISAHFKQEEPDTGATDHFTCKPDLFKNSRSIKNMVVKLPNGHRDLTLSKNIGSAKKKEGLYELQLSNNFSCNSCSTKTMSSAYLWHLRMGHPSTQRLKKLHSMDSGITFSNKYVCEICHFNKQKKLTFPVSESSTKCNFELVHMDIWGPTQTPTVNGYRYFLTIVYDCSKYTWVFLMHNKSQTRDFMYNFFSYVETQFSTKIKTVRTNNGVEFNMVDFFNSKGTIHQKSCTYTPEQNSVVERKQQHILNIARSLKYQLGLNISL; from the exons ATGGCTGATCCGTTTGGTAGATCAGAGGATCAACCATCAAGCCCTTATTACCTCCATCCTAGTGAAAATCCTTCACTTTTGCTAGTTACTAATGTTCTAACAGATCAGAATTACCACTCATGGTGTAAAGCTATGAAGAAAGCTTTAATTTTGAAGAATAAGTTGAAATTTGTTGATGGAAGCATTGCAATTCCAAACAGAAATGATGCCTCCTTTCCACCTTTGGAGAGGTGCAATACAATG GAGGAAATTTACTCATATAAACAGAATAATTTGACAGTTACAGATTACTATACACATTTGAAGATGCTATGGGATGAGTTATCAAGTCTCAGACCTATACCTAACTGTGTTTGCAATCCAACATGCTCTTGTGTTCTTATCAGAACAATTAAGGAGTATTTCTCTAATGCAAAG ATTCAGATCATGATGAAGGATCCTTTACCTCCCACTAACAAAGTGTTCTCTATGATAGTCCAGCATGAAAGACAGCTAGGATTGAATACTAGCAATCAAAATGTTGATTCACAGGCTTTTCTCTCTAGAGGAAACAAGTACAATTGTGAAAATGATTCTCAATATGAATCAAGTGCATGCTACAGCAGAGGCAATCAAAACTTTGGCAATGGAAATTACTCAGGAG ATGCAGCAAATGAAAATTACAACAGACAAGAAAATCACAGTAGAAATGAGCAATCAGAAGGAAATAATGGTGGTCATTTTCCATTCACAAAAGATCAGTATTCAAAGTTACTGTCTTTGATTCAGCAAAGTGGAAATTCAGCTCAAGTTAATCAAATTTCTGCTCATTTCAAACAGGAAGAACCAG ACACTGGAGCTACTGACCACTTCACTTGCAAGCCTGATTTGTTCAAAAACAGTAGATCTATTAAAAACATGGTTGTGAAATTGCCAAATGGTCATCGG GATCTAACTCTTTCGAAGAATATTGGATCAGCTAAAAAGAAAGAGGGTCTTTATGAGTTGCAATTATCTAATAATTTCAGTTGCAATTCCTGCTCCACCAAAACTATGTCATCTGCATATTTGTGGCATCTCAGAATGGGGCATCCATCCACACAGAGATTGAAAAAGCTTCATAGCATGGACTCTGGTATTACCTTTTCAAATAAATATGTTTGTGAAATTTGTCATTTCAATAAACAGAAGAAACTTACTTTTCCTGTTAGTGAGTCTTCAACTAAGTGTAATTTTGAATTGGTTCATATGGACATATGGGGTCCAACTCAGACACCTACTGTAAATGGTTATAGATACTTCTTAACCATTGTGTATGATTGCAGTAAGTACACATGGGTTTTCCTTATGCATAATAAATCACAGACCAGAGATTTCATGTATAATTTTTTCTCTTATGTTGAAACTCAATTTTCTACCAAGATTAAGACTGTGAGAACAAACAATGGAGTTGAATTCAACATGGTGGATTTCTTTAATTCCAAAGGAACTATACATCAAAAATCTTGCACCTACACCCCTGAACAGAATAGTGTGGTAGAGAGAAAACAGCAGCACATACTAAATATTGCAAGATCACTCAAGTATCAGTTAGGTTTGAACATTTCTCTCTAG
- the LOC126672291 gene encoding uncharacterized protein LOC126672291, with product MPKEELDDYEISRDRIIVSSDSSRASPVSGRICRICLLSSHESGSLIQLGCSCMNDLVTARPQCATTWFEIRGNRTCEICNFGVSNVVIRTHETDTNASNVVIRTYEAETSNVVTKATPFETEASYDVTEAALSETEASNGSCTISNPCRYSRPLSRLLLL from the exons ATGCCTAAG GAAG AGCTGGATGATTACGAGATCTCTCGTGATCGGATTATTGTTAGTTCTGATTCTAGTAGAGCTTCACCGGTATCTGGAAGAATTTGTAGGATTTGTCTATTAAGCAGCCATGAATCTGGGTCACTGATTCAATTAGGCTGTTCTTGTATGAATGATTTAGTTACTGCACGTCCACAATGTGCTACGACTTGGTTCGAAATTAGAGGAAACCGAACTTGTGAGATATGTAATTTTGGCGTTAGCAATGTTGTTATCAGAACACATGAAACTGATACAA ACGCTAGCAATGTTGTTATTAGAACATATGAGGCTGAAACAAGTAACGTCGTAACAAAAGCTACACCATTTGAGACTGAAGCAAGTTACGACGTAACAGAAGCTGCACTATCTGAGACTGAAGCAAGTAACGGAAGCTGCACCATCAGTAACCCATGCAGATATTCGAGGCCTTTGTCGCGTCTGCTGCTTCTTTAG